Within Quercus lobata isolate SW786 chromosome 5, ValleyOak3.0 Primary Assembly, whole genome shotgun sequence, the genomic segment TGTGGGTACAGCAGTTGCTGTTGTTGCTGCTGATAAGGTTGTTGCAGTGAAAGCTGCTGCTGCTGATTGTATTGTAACTGTTGTTGCTGAAGCTGTTGCaactgctgctgctgctgaaaGGGATTTTGTTGCAGTTGATGGTAATGTTGTTGCAGTTGCTGCTGATACTGCTGTTGCTGGGGATATTGCTGCTGCTGTTGCAGTTgcaattgttgttgttgtagaaGAAACTGCTGTTGCTGGTAGTAATAATATTGCCACATATGATTATTCTGAACAGGCCCATACTGCCCATCACTTTGTATTACATACTGAGAAGTCTGCGAAGCAATAGGTAGAGCAGGCAGCTGAGACTCGGATGCAGTGGCAATACTCTGTTGCTGCACATTTTGCACTTGCCAGGCATTGTTAGTTGTTAAATTAGTATGAGCAGCTGCTTCTTGAAACTGATTTTGTCCTTGACTGCTTTGCTGAACTTGTGCATTTTGAGAAGACTGATTGGAATAACATTGACTTGAAGGCATTTGAGCATCCATTTCAGCCCTTGGGTACTTTTGTGGAGGCTCCTGCCGATGTTGATGCATTTTTCGTTGTGAATGCCCTCGAgacccaaatttaaaatttctgcGAACTCTATCAGAATTATTTCTTTGCCGCCAATTTCCACCACTATTTGCAGTAAACTGTGGCTGCCTAATTGTCTGTGTTGGAATAGGATTTTGATGGCTTGCTGAAGCTGAGGGATTAACCACTTCAATTTTAGTTCTGGAAGAAGCTTGAGTACCTAATGGGCTGCACAATGAAGCATTGGGACTAGCACTACAACTGCTCTGTAGCATGCTTCTATTCAACATTTGGGTATCTTCAGAAGATTCACGCGTGTGAGATGTAGCGGGAACCGATTTAGGAGATCTATCATTCTGGGTGTCCAAGGAGAGATTCTCCAACAAAGGTGGCTTCAGGTCTTGTTCAGACTCATGGTCATACTGTTGCTGAACATCAGGTTCTTTCAAGCATTCTTTTGAAGATTGTAGAGATTCAGCTCCATTAGCAATATCACCAAGTCTGTCAACAGATGACACCATTGGTTCAGAAATATCTTCTCTAGGCTGCTTGGAACCTTCTGGAGCCACCTGTTTTACTTGTATCAAATTTAAAGATGACACATTTGGATCAGGAGTATCTCTTCTGAGCTGCTCAGGAACTTCTGGAGATACGTGTTCTTGTACTAAATCTACAGATGGCACACTTGGTTCGGGAGTCTGGTCTACAGAAGGCACACCTGGTTCAAGAGTACTGTCTACAGAAGCCACACCTGGTTCGAGAATATTGTCTACAGAAGGCACACCTGGTTCGAGAATATTGTCTACAGAAGGCACACCCGGTTCAAGAGTATTGTCTTGGGGCTGCTCAGAAACTTTTGGAGATGCCTGTACACTGTTGCCATCTTCTCTTGATTGGGTCTGGTCTACAGAAACCCGCTCAATTTGATTATCATTATTTTCAAAAGATGGAAGTTTCTGTTCTGATATGTTAGTTGGAGCCTGATCAGACTGGGTATCATACTTTTCTAAAGGTGACATTTTCTTGTCTTGTAAAGTGAGTTGGATCAAGAGGTTAGAACTCAAATCTCCATATTGCTGATGAGGCTTAGAGAGTGTCCTTAGAGAGTTTGGAAATAATCGTATGTGCCGGTTCCATGCCTTCCTCAAGTCATGGATGGTTCCACAGAGGTCAACAAACTGCTCCCATCATACATGAATTAGTAACAAGTGGATTCTGATAGAATTGCTGAGATTTTTTAGATAGGAATGCATGTAAATAGGAAATTGTACAATAAAGCATGAGTGTGGAGATGCAATTTCAATTAACTCATTAATACGCACCCGCgcgccggggggggggggggggtgtgtggtGTGGGGAAGAGGGATCCTTAGTCAACATATAGCATGAATGAGAAAAGGGCTTTCAAATGAAACACATTAAGCGACAGCATATGGAAGAGAAAGATACAGACTCACAAACCAGGAAGAAACGGAACTTCCTCACCAAAACTAGAAAAACAGAAAATGaaatggggagagagagagaaagagagagatcatCACCACTTTATACTATATTGCCCAAGACCAGATTGATGGATACCACATCATCCACATTTAATATCCTCTACATCTTGAAATAAGAGTTTAAAGAGAATTTTTACCTCTATATATAAGTTTGAAATATCCTCCGCATCTTTCCCATTTAATCCCTGAGATATTCCTGGCCCTGGAGATATTGCATTAGCTATAACACAGTCTACCACATTTATGTGCCTTGGGCCTTCATGCATCATTGTGAAATTTACCAACTCCtgtagaaattaaaataaagcaTCTGAAGCAACAACTAACTGTTTAATAGCAGTTAGAACACGATTATAATGCTGCAGAGTCAAGGGTTCATAATTTAAGAAACAAACTGACAATTTAGCATTAAAACTTGATTGTGACCATTTATGCAAGCCTGTGTATGTTGCAGAGACTGTCAATCATTTTTGCTTCAGGATTTCAGAAATgtaacaaataaattgaaaaatataaatttaaattgataCAATTCAATGTTGACATATTGTCATTATTTTCGACAAGCATATAATGTGGGAAGCAATAATATGATTAGATGGAAAAAGGGCAGAAAACCTCTAATAGTAATTTGCAGTGAGGCAAATTTTTGATGCCATCTACCAAGACATTTATGGCAGCATCTGCACTACCAGAACTCTGTAgtgtaaaccaaaaaaagaaaggaaaaatcagtaaccaTATCTAATGTCAGCATTCAAATGTAGAACAAACACAGAAGGAATGACGAATtacccaaaagagaaaaagaaaaagagaggaacaGTTCATATTTGCAAAACAAAGAAGCTACAATGAAGAAAAGGTGCTTCCTAAATGGCCAAACTGGGAACGCACATTTACTCTCCCTTACCAGTTTTATATCAAATCAACGGAATTCAGCTTTACTTGGTTCAATGTATAAGTATCTCAAACACAAACAAGCATAAAAGCACACAATAGCAAATagaatgttttgaaaattttgaatatgatCTTTTCATGTTGAAGAAGAAAGACTAATTTTGGGAAAGCAGAAATAAAACAATAGTAAGACTCTCAAACAATTTAGCCCGAGAAATCAATCAATAAGTAATtgacaattaaaattttaattttttaaaataaatctgGATCTACAGACAGTGCatgtaaaaattgataaaattgcaATGTTGAAAAGTTGGGTGTGGATATATCACCTACCATATATTTAAGCCGAGAAAAATGCACATATAAAATGGAAAGAGTATGCGTCATTTTCTTCATGGCAGCCATTTCTAGTGCTTCTTTGTACACATTGGAAGCTGCTTCAAGATTTCCCTGATAGTGTTGGAACACAAAAGCATATGTAATTTATTAAACTAATTATAGACAGTATAAAGTCAAATTAGCTTTCATTTTTGAATGATAAAAGAGAGGATCACACACCATACGTTTTTCCATGTTAGCtttcattttaacattttccacAAAGTTGGGACCAGATTCTGCCTCGCATTGAAGAAAAGCAGCCTGGGCCCCACACACATCTCCTATTTGCTCCTTAAACCTGGATTTGAAAAGATGGACCACTGGAACTCTCTGCAACGAACATATGAGGAGGGCCATAAACACCTCCAGTCATGTATAAAGCAATCGAGTCAAAGTATCCTATGAAAACCAGCAATCAAAAAAGTTTCAGAGTTCCATAAGCTTGTCTTGTAGTTAATTAGAGTACTGTAGATACAGGAGGGAATTCTGATTTAGTCCATCTGCATAATGTCATTCAAGTTTTCCTCGAGGGTATTCAGGACAGCTTAGCTAGTTCTTAGATAGCATTAAACAATATTCACACTGCCCAATATATGATATTGGTACAAAACATTATTTCGTGATAAAGCTATAATAATATCACTATGCTCAAGTAGTTTGAATGGTGCTAAGATGGTTTCACAGGCAGCATATTCCCACTATTACACAATGGGAAAATTATTTCCAGTAGTTCACTTTTTATGTATAAGGTAAACATAAGAAGGTAATACATCTATAGGAGTCAAGATTGTGGATACCTACAAGAATTGTCGTATGAGGAATTACCTTttaattcaaacaaaaattgcaaaagaCATACTCTCCAATCATTTAACGTAATGTTATCTAACATATCCTCATAGGTGGTGCCGGGAGCAGGTCCATTATGAcagatctaaaaaaattaagctgtCAAACTTATAGTCTctataaaatacaaatatctacgcaaataaataataattactttCTTGATCACTCTATTATGTAAACGAGGGTACCTATGCTCCAATCATTTGTGTACAAAAATTCAGTCATTTTTGTCCACTAGTAACCTCTATTTCTTCCACTTCTTTATCCATTCATATTTTGATTGTATTGCATGACACATATTATCTGCAGTAACCCTCCAATAAACTATAATCTTAGGACATAATTGAACTAAGATTTGATCCCAATTTATTGGAATTGGCTATTGATCCTCGTCAACTTGGGAATGGCCACGTATAACTTCTCTGCTATTCTATCCTATCAAAGTCATATTCTTTTTTACAACCCTAATTAACGCATCTTCACTACTTCTGTAAATGTTATTTTATGCCTCTCTATTTCTATTACTTCCTCAACTTAAATTAAATCACTCCTGACTAACATACTGATTAGTCTTCACTACAAATACTGCTTCTTGATAAGTCTTAAACAcaaacattttttctttgacaAAGACGGGGATCAAACTCTGGAAAAAGACCTCACAGAGGAGGTGACTATATCATCAAGCCATAAGCCAATGGACAATCTTATGCGACTTACCCCTATCTTCTCATCAATAAGAGCCAATAGCTTATGGGAGAACTAGAACATCCTGGTGATTCCAATGAAGacatccaaggttcaaatctccCTTATAGCCAATAACCTATAGGAGTCACCCATACCTTTGAACAGACCATTTCATTTCTTATCAATCCTAGCATTCCAGTCCATCTTAATATTCACACCTTGGCTGCATTCATCATGTTTCtttttaacaacttaaaaaattttgcacCATAGAGCATAGCTGGTCTTCCGATAATCCCATCAACCTATAATTTTAGGAGTAAATACAAAGCACACCCTCTAAGTTTggggtaattttgattttagtctCCAGTATTTAAAACTTCTGATTTTAGCCCTAAATATTTGAGTCTGTTTTTAACGCAGTCCTTCTGCCTAAACATGTTAATAATGAGGCAGTTAAATGCCACCTATGCCTGTAATTTGCGCTAGCTGGTACAATTAAAAcgatattaataataataacagttCTTTAAAATCAAAGtataaactcaaaaataatataaaataactgGATCAATCTCTTTTTCTAGCATGTTTTCGACATCCAAACAAAGAGACTACAACCCAACCCTACCACCACACCATCAGCTCACCACCCATCACATATCATCAATGTGTGTACGATATACCCAATTGAGAAAAGACCAGATTCAAAGAATTTGcaatttcagaaaaagaaaaaaagtgaaagtcAAAGAGGAGCTATTGAAGGGAGGAAGTGCCacttgagctagagctcattggcaacatgttttcaatttatacGGAAACCAATGGGCAAAATTAAAACGATATTAACAAACAAAATCAGTGTACTTgaaatggaagagaaaaaaaaaattatttatatatatatgaggaaAATACCTTCAGAAAAATTAGTGTCGATCGGTCCAAAGCATTATTGGCTATTTCTCTTCCTCCCTTAGATTCCATAAACTCCACATAACGAATCCAAAATTCCGGGTAATTAGCACATGGAATCAAGCATCTCTCATAAAGTTTAACAGCCTACCATCAGGGAAAGAAAAGGGTAGGTATTAGAAATCCTAAGAGAAGGGAGTGAATGTAAAGGaggagaagggggggggggggggggggcaggcATAGTCCACATAAGCACAAGGATAATATTTTACCCAGTCAAAATCCCCATGCATCTCAACAAAGTCCAGATAGTTATGCCAATTCTCCAATTGACTCGAATCTAGTGGCTTCACATGGAAATAAGACCTATGAATATTAGCTTCAAAATGACGAATTTGATCATCTAATTGGTGTGCTTCTTTATAGAACCATTCTCCCACAGACAGATATTTCTGCAGTGCTTTAGATCTAGCAAAGCCAGTGGATGGATCTAGCAGGTCTTTGATGATACAAGAAATCTCATCATCCTTAAAACATATTGGCTCTTTGCTTTCAAGCACAGGTTCTTTCTGTAATTTTTCAGTAGCAGAAATGCTCTTGCACTTTATCTCCTcttcccaaaaagcaaccaACTTCTTAAAGCTGAGGAAAAACGGAACTAATAAGATACAATTTAGATGGAAAACAGAATCATGCTAAAACACTGTGGTAGTATCACAATAAAAGAGAATGCaatggaaacaaaaattaacTGCCTTAAtaaattatggtttttttttttttttttgataagtaataagaatatattaaaaagaagaggGGTGTCACCTGAgtatacaggaagtatacatcaaggacaaaacaaatcaagtgcataaagtacaaaagtccaTGAAACCATGGACTGAAGAAAAAGAACGAAAACCAAACACTGTAACCCAATCTAGAAGAGTCTTAAGGAAGAAGAGTTTAAGATCTGCAATTGATCTCTCTAAGTCCTCAAAATGCCGGttattcctctccctccaaatgcaccacatcaaacaatgggGCACAGCCATCCAAATAGCCGAATTCCGATGCCTCCCCAACTTTCCTTGCCAACAAGCCGACAGATCCACCACTGTTTTCGGCATAAACCAATGAATGCCAAAAAGAGTAAACACCATAGACCATAAATCAAAAGCAATAAGGCAATGGATAAGGAGGTGGTCAACAGATTCCCCATTTCttttacacatacaacaccaatccaaaatcaaaatctgcTGTTTCCTAAGATTATCAATAGTCAAAATATTCCCTAAAGCTGCAGTCCACACAAAAAAAGCAACTCTAGAGGGGACCTTAGACTTCCAAACAGTCTTCCAAGGGAAAGATTGATCGACACTATTAGTCAGCACCTGGTAATAGGAACGAACAGTAAAACCTTTACCCCTAGCAGGTTTCCAACACATCTTATCGTCCCCAACTCCTTTCAAAGAAACTCCATAAATCCTAGACATTAAACTATAGAAGGATTCCAAATCCCAATCTTTGCTGTATCTTCTAAAAGTTAGATCCCAAAAAAGAACACCATTTGGGAACTTCATCAACTCAGACACAGAGGCCTCCTTATTTCGACTTAACGAAAAATGTCTTGGGTAGAGCACACACAAAGAATCGTCCCCACACCAAATATCCTGCCAAAATCTAACAGTAAAACCGGCCCCAACCTCAAATTGGATGTGACGAACAAAAGATGGCCAACCACGACTAATAGACTTCCACAAGCTTACACCATGAGGGCCAATAACAGGAAGAGTGCACCAACCTCCCCCTTCACAACCATATTTTGCCCCTATCACTCTCCTCCACAAGGCCTGACGCTCATTCCCAAATCTCCATAACCACTTTCCAAACAAGGCTTTATTAAAAGTTCTCAGACTTCTAATAGCTAAACCTCCAGAATGAAGAGGAGTGCAAACCGTGGCCCATTTCACTAGGTGAGTTTTCTTAACATCCCCCATACCACTCCAGAGAAAATTCCCTTGAAGTTGCTCAATACGGTTCGCAACCTCCACTAGGATaggaaacagagagagaaaataagttGGAAGATTGGACAATGTACTCTTAATAAGAGTAACTTTACCTCCTTTTGAGAGATACATACATTTCCAACCTGCTAACCTCCTCTCCACCTTCTCCAAAATTAGATTCCAAACAGATCTATCTCTAACATTAGCACCCAACGGAAGACCTAGGTACTGCAATGGAAAGGAGCCTTGCTTGCACCCTAGCACATCCACCATATCTACTATGTTAGGAACCACACCCACGAGAACCAATTCAGATTTGCCCAAATTAATATTCAGCCCAAAAACTACTTCAAACCAAAACAGCACCAGTCGGAGAAACAGAATCTGACCGAGATCAGCATCACAAAAGACCAAGGTATCATCGGCAAATAGAAGATGGGACACCTGCAAAGAGTTCCCTGTAGGACCCACCCTAAAACCAGACATAAGCCCATCCCTCACTGCCTTATCCAACATTTTACCAAAAGCATTCGTAACAATGACAAACAATAACGGGGACAATGGATCACCTTGTCTTAAACCTCTAGAGCTATCAAAAAAACCACATGAAGatccattaatgagaatggAGAATTTAACAGTAGAGATGCAGAAGAAAACCCATCTTCTCCATTTATCATGAAAGCCACAACGATCCAACATATAAATGAGAAAGTCCCAATTTACATGATCATAAGCCTTCTCTACATCCAGCTTACACAACACCCCAAGAACTCCTGACTTTAGCCTACTATCCAAGCATTCATTGGCAATAAGAACATAATCTAAAATTTGTCTTCCTTTGACAAAAGCATTTTGAGATCGTGAACAATATCCTCAAGCACCATTTTCAACCTGTTAGCTAAAACTTTAGCAATAATTTTGTTCACCCCTCCAATTAAACTAATAGGCCGAAAATCCCTTACCTCCACTGCATCAACTTTTTTAGGAATTAAAGAGATGAAAGTAGCATTCAAGCTTTTCTCAAACTGagcattatcaaaaaaatactgaaaaacCTCCAAAATATCAGTTTTGATAATGGCCCAACAAGCCTGAAAAAACGCCATAGGGAATCCATCAGGTCCAGGAGCTTTATCACCATCAAAATCCATGACCACTCCAAAAATCTCAGCTTCCTCAAAAGGTCTTTCCAACCAGCCAGCCTTATCCTCAGAAATCTTCGAAAAATTCAGCACATCTGGATGAAGGACGAATGTGCTTATCTTCCGAGTAAAGACTTTTATAGAACCGAACAGTACCCTCTTCAATAACTTTCTGATCTGATGTCAACACTCCACCAAAGATTAAACTGCCAATACTGTTACTCCTATTAGAATTAGCTATTTGGTGaaagaatttcatattgtaGTCCCCCTCCTTTAACCATAGCACCCTTGATTTTTGTCTCCAACTAATCTCCTCCAACAACACCATCCTCTCAATCTCCAAGCGAATTCTCTCTTTATCGCGCTTCTCATCATCAGAAAGAGATACCCTCTCCTCTTTAGCATCCAGGGCATTCAAATCATTCCATAGATTAATTCTCTTAACGGAGACATTGCCAAACTCGGTTTCATTCCACTTTTTTAAGTCCCCCTTTAAAGCTTTCAATTTCATGGCAAACTTGTAACTAGGAGTTCCAAGAAAATGATACGAGTCCCACCAATTTTTCACCTTCTCCACAAAGTCATCCACTTGAAGCCACATGTTTTCAAAACGAAAAGGCCTACGACCCTTACGAATATCCCCGCCCTCCAAAGAAATGGGAAAGTGGTCTGATAGAACTCTACCCAACCTTTTTTGATGGATATTTGGATAATGCTCCTCCCATTCTGAAGAAAAGAGGAAGCGATCTATCCTAGAACCAGACAGAGAGTTTGACCAAGAGAAACTACCACCCTCCAAAGGGATATCCAATAACCCATTACAAGAGatgaaatcaaaaaaattatacatatccTGAGTGAAGTTCTCTGCCCCCAAACGTTCGGAAGGAAAACGAATTGCATTGAAGTCACCACCCACACACCAAGGCAAATTCCACCAATTAAAAAGACCCGCTAACTCCTCCCACATCAGCCTCTTCTCCCTATCAACATTAGGACCATACACTCCAGAGAAAGCCCATTCAAAATTATCTCCCACATTCCTAAATCTACAAGACACCGAAAAGTCACCCACAGCTTCTTCCAACTTCTCCACCACCCTCCTATCCCACATGACCAAAATCCCACCTGATGCGCCTACTGAGCTCAAGTAAACCCAATCAACATGATGACAACCCCAAATACTTTTAATAAAACCCCTACTGATAAGCTTCATCTTAGTCTCTTGCAAGCAAATGACATCAACCCTCCAAATTCTAATAAGGTTCCTAATTTGGAGTCTTTTATCCTTATCATTCAGCCCCCCCACATTCCAAGAGATTATCTTCAAATTCATTGGGACACAATCAGAGCACTTTTCCTATTGGAACCTCTAGCTTTACCAGATGCAAGATCATAATTAATAGAACTCACCAAGCTCCTCAACTCCCTTAAACCCTTACCTTCACCCTTTGTTTTTTTACTCAATGCATTCGCTGCAGCCCTTTGTCTAATTTTCTCCTCAACAGCTAAGAGAAAATTAGATGCAAGTTCTTCCAAACCTTCAACTAGAGTCTCCAAAAAAGAGCCAAACTCCTGAAACTTGCTCTGAAACCCTGGTGACAAACTAGAATGAATACTTTTCTGACCATCTTCCAAACAACCAAATATGTTATTGACTTCTTGGGTCTCATTAGATTTCGACATAGCTAACGGAGTCACATATAAAGGTTCTGAAAAATCCGAACCTCGTCGATCAAATTCAACCATCTCACCACCATCTGACCAACTCTCCGAGTCTACATCCTCCACCATCACCCCATCCCCCTCAGATTGTACCGTTAAAGGCCTCGAAGAATTTCCTGAATAATCCATGGCCACAAGCTCGTACAAAACAGAGCCCTTAAAAAAGCCTAAAGGCTGTCTCTCGATCCCCATCGGCACCACCACCCTCTTCCCATTACCAAGTTCTAATCCCCACTTGTCTGAGAAGCCCCTTGAAAAATTCGAGTCCACAGCATTATCAAGTAAAAGATGCTTGAACTGTTGCTGTACTAGCCCACTATCGACAGCGAAATTAGACTCCGAAGCCACCATAACGGAGCAAGAGGATATTTGTGGAGTGGAGACTAAATCAGCATGTGGGTTTTCAGATTTCTCAAAATTACGCACCTCGCTGATCAGAACTGGTTCCGAAAGAGGGGTGGGAGCAGGATTAAGCACTTGtggtttcaaaaaaacaaaactaacctttgGGTTTTGGATTGCAGACTCAGATTTGCCAATATCAGAGCATGTAACAACATCGGCATCTGAAGAAGTCACCACCATGTTCATCGGCACCACTTCAGCAAGGATAAGAGACTTGGGGTCAACTTGGGAGTGAGATGATGTCACACGGCACAGATGAAAGCACATCTGAAGGACTACTCAtgtgattttcttgaaaataagaGGCTGGCTGCTGGGCTTTGGGCTTTTGAACAAACCCAATATGGCCCAAGAAGCTGCCACAGGGCTTCCAAGCAGGTTTAAATATGGGCCTGTTCTCTCTAGTAGGGGCTGGCACTTTAGTAGGAGCTTGCTGGCCATTGGGCTTTAAGCCCACTTCCTTGACCTCTGAAAAAATAATATCCCACTTCCCCTCAGACCCACGTTCCACACGGAGGCAAATATCCAAAGTCAGCTTACCTTTAATACCATTGGTAACGATGCCATTAATTATAGACGTGACTTCTGTCCCAAACCCAGCAGTTTCTTTTCCAAGAAGATCATTGCTGAGATCACAAAGATTACCACTGGAAATtgggattttcaaattttgaaattccgTAAATTTCTCCTTCCCTTTATTCACAAACCCATAGTTCCTCTGCCACCCCTCTGGCACCACCACAGCAGGAAGCTTGTGTTCACCGTTTCTGATTCCAATGGTTCCAAAGTTTTTCTGCCGCCCCTCCTGAACCACCACAGCAAGATGCTTGGGTTCACTGTTAATCCTGGAATGTCCCTGCCGGAGAAGAGAATCTTCTAATGTCTTCCTTAGGTGAAGACCAAAACCACCCCACCCTCTCCCTAATTTTCCTTCCGGTATCAATAAGGACCCTCTTCGTCGTCCATGAATGAGTTCAGAAACAAGCAGAAAATTTCCACGAGCATTGGACCCCAactgaataataaaaatcttatttcCTTCCCTAAATGTTCTAGAGAACTGCACAGGTGATTGCTTAGACGCCAACTCTTCCACGTTAAACAACAGCCTCTTGGCACTCTCCTTCCCCAAAGCGTGAAGAATCTCGACCTTTTTCAATAATACGTAATGAATAAAAAGTACCACCTTCTTCGacagaaaattcaaaagctTTGGACTCAACAAAGAAAAACGTGGACCCTCCCATAAATCTCTCTGTTTTAGCCTCCACAAAATAGAGCACAGTGCAACTACTGTAATTTCTACGCCCAAAACTTACTTTAAGATCTCAATACTTATGGTTTGTTGGTCAcaagaaattcaaaattcttacacaaatacataaaggTACCACAAAAATAAATGTGTAGTCACTGAAGAACCAAACGTCCGATTGATAAAATCATATACGATTCAATTCAAGTAAAAATTTGGTGAATTGCTAACAAGAAAGTTCAAATATCAGATAAATCAATCAGCTCAGTTGTAATTGGTAGGATGGGCATGGTTTAGGTATCACAGATTTGCAGCTTGAAAACAACTAATAAACTCAAAATTACTGCATATAAGTGTAATTTTGGGAAGAGTTACtgaatattaaaaacaaaatttgaatagtaaattgaaatttttttttctcttctttttccctttttttttttttggggtgtgtGTGTCATTGCATATAAGGTAGATGAAGACTAATAACATCAGTAGAAGTGATGCAGCACAAGTAGGAAATATGAATGATAAAAGAGCAACAAAAGGAACAACTGGACAAATcctaggcttcaccacctaGAACCTGCCTGCAAACCCTAGGCATCACCACCTAAGGGTGTTTGGCATCACCACCAAACAGAGGAAAACAAAGGAGGAGACATTTCTCAACTCATAATAATCATATTCTTATTCAAATTCAACTGCCTTTCACCATTACAAGAGTGCTAGTTAAATAGTTTTAGGGATTAAACTAATATGGAAAGCATCTAATCAAATCCCTAAAACTGTCTACATTAAtaaccaaattcaaaaacaaaattgattgcAAATTAGACAAAATCTCGGTTCCCTGCATCAAGAAGtaatacagaaaagaaaagaatgtgcAACCTCTTTTTAGGTGAggcatgcaatttttttttttttgaaaagtaagaagagaatattattaataaaagaaaagcaagagaaacacaaagagttcacggtagtgaacaatggaaaaaagaaacagTAAGACAAAAACAGCCCCTAATCTATtctaatagaagaaataaaatCCCTAAGGGTAGAACAATCCGAGAAACCCCAACaacgagaccaatcaaagagggtccTCTGGCAAAACTCTAATAACTGAACCACAGTTTTCTCCTCATCCTCAAAGGCCCG encodes:
- the LOC115989429 gene encoding chromatin modification-related protein EAF1 isoform X3 → MNGHHLFRRLTKSILLFQRGISFVGKDYMCHTLWDKYIEFELSQQQWSSLTHIYIKALRFPTKKLRHYYNCFKKLVAFWEEEIKCKSISATEKLQKEPVLESKEPICFKDDEISCIIKDLLDPSTGFARSKALQKYLSVGEWFYKEAHQLDDQIRHFEANIHRSYFHVKPLDSSQLENWHNYLDFVEMHGDFDWAVKLYERCLIPCANYPEFWIRYVEFMESKGGREIANNALDRSTLIFLKRVPVVHLFKSRFKEQIGDVCGAQAAFLQCEAESGPNFVENVKMKANMEKRMGNLEAASNVYKEALEMAAMKKMTHTLSILYVHFSRLKYMSSGSADAAINVLVDGIKNLPHCKLLLEELVNFTMMHEGPRHINVVDCVIANAISPGPGISQGLNGKDAEDISNLYIEFVDLCGTIHDLRKAWNRHIRLFPNSLRTLSKPHQQYGDLSSNLLIQLTLQDKKMSPLEKYDTQSDQAPTNISEQKLPSFENNDNQIERVSVDQTQSREDGNSVQASPKVSEQPQDNTLEPGVPSVDNILEPGVPSVDNILEPGVASVDSTLEPGVPSVDQTPEPSVPSVDLVQEHVSPEVPEQLRRDTPDPNVSSLNLIQVKQVAPEGSKQPREDISEPMVSSVDRLGDIANGAESLQSSKECLKEPDVQQQYDHESEQDLKPPLLENLSLDTQNDRSPKSVPATSHTRESSEDTQMLNRSMLQSSCSASPNASLCSPLGTQASSRTKIEVVNPSASASHQNPIPTQTIRQPQFTANSGGNWRQRNNSDRVRRNFKFGSRGHSQRKMHQHRQEPPQKYPRAEMDAQMPSSQCYSNQSSQNAQVQQSSQGQNQFQEAAAHTNLTTNNAWQVQNVQQQSIATASESQLPALPIASQTSQYVIQSDGQYGPVQNNHMWQYYYYQQQQFLLQQQQLQLQQQQQYPQQQQYQQQLQQHYHQLQQNPFQQQQQLQQLQQQQLQYNQQQQLSLQQPYQQQQQQLLYPQQPLQHQEQQPLQQQEEVEQREHQQQNTPSEIQT
- the LOC115989429 gene encoding uncharacterized protein LOC115989429 isoform X2, yielding MESKSSVDFDELKLHEVISKGPLDFHEWTSLISEIDKKYPDDIKKICLVYDSFLSEFPLCYGYWRKYADHKTRLCTVDKVVEIFERAVQSATYSVGVWVDYCTFSMSVFEDSSDIRRLFQRGISFVGKDYMCHTLWDKYIEFELSQQQWSSLTHIYIKALRFPTKKLRHYYNCFKKLVAFWEEEIKCKSISATEKLQKEPVLESKEPICFKDDEISCIIKDLLDPSTGFARSKALQKYLSVGEWFYKEAHQLDDQIRHFEANIHRSYFHVKPLDSSQLENWHNYLDFVEMHGDFDWAVKLYERCLIPCANYPEFWIRYVEFMESKGGREIANNALDRSTLIFLKRVPVVHLFKSRFKEQIGDVCGAQAAFLQCEAESGPNFVENVKMKANMEKRMGNLEAASNVYKEALEMAAMKKMTHTLSILYVHFSRLKYMELVNFTMMHEGPRHINVVDCVIANAISPGPGISQGLNGKDAEDISNLYIEFVDLCGTIHDLRKAWNRHIRLFPNSLRTLSKPHQQYGDLSSNLLIQLTLQDKKMSPLEKYDTQSDQAPTNISEQKLPSFENNDNQIERVSVDQTQSREDGNSVQASPKVSEQPQDNTLEPGVPSVDNILEPGVPSVDNILEPGVASVDSTLEPGVPSVDQTPEPSVPSVDLVQEHVSPEVPEQLRRDTPDPNVSSLNLIQVKQVAPEGSKQPREDISEPMVSSVDRLGDIANGAESLQSSKECLKEPDVQQQYDHESEQDLKPPLLENLSLDTQNDRSPKSVPATSHTRESSEDTQMLNRSMLQSSCSASPNASLCSPLGTQASSRTKIEVVNPSASASHQNPIPTQTIRQPQFTANSGGNWRQRNNSDRVRRNFKFGSRGHSQRKMHQHRQEPPQKYPRAEMDAQMPSSQCYSNQSSQNAQVQQSSQGQNQFQEAAAHTNLTTNNAWQVQNVQQQSIATASESQLPALPIASQTSQYVIQSDGQYGPVQNNHMWQYYYYQQQQFLLQQQQLQLQQQQQYPQQQQYQQQLQQHYHQLQQNPFQQQQQLQQLQQQQLQYNQQQQLSLQQPYQQQQQQLLYPQQPLQHQEQQPLQQQEEVEQREHQQQNTPSEIQT